Proteins encoded in a region of the Pseudomonas shahriarae genome:
- a CDS encoding beta-xylosidase, translated as MNVSSTRRMWRYLPLVIAMAVGGALLLSENVDAEPVNLAPQRTVEWREFLGVNAHFLWFKPEQYQKQIRQYQKLGLDWVRVDLHWDRLEPKEEDYQLSTFDELDRTLTAEKIRSVFYLVGSAPFITTAPKGAEFQDQYRPRDASVYALRLALLAKRYPNINAWQVWNEQNLPNNWRPQVNAEEYARLLLASHQALNIAAPDKIQVMGGMAYYSQMPPRGKTLMFEALGALGVQTLGMVAAYHPYSMTPETDEPGKNEVLLRGDQLNAVLHGAGVKDVWATEWGWSSYAGPKEMQDLIGVDGQADFTLRRLALMASQDYQKIFLFALSDLDERASVRDQHYGLLDLNGEPKPVYSALARFLEITGPTLKPGVTPVLEDVPKTFYSVAWTREDGKHLLMYWSAEGTRITLPKVQHAELLDPLTGARQTLNDYNGIRPAVKPSLQILVW; from the coding sequence ATGAATGTTTCGTCAACTCGCCGGATGTGGCGCTACCTGCCACTGGTCATTGCAATGGCCGTGGGCGGCGCACTGCTGCTCAGTGAAAACGTCGACGCGGAGCCCGTGAACCTGGCGCCCCAGCGCACTGTGGAGTGGCGCGAGTTTCTCGGGGTGAACGCGCATTTTCTGTGGTTCAAGCCCGAGCAGTACCAGAAGCAGATCCGCCAATACCAGAAACTGGGGCTGGACTGGGTGCGCGTCGACCTGCACTGGGACCGCCTGGAGCCCAAGGAAGAAGATTATCAACTGAGCACCTTCGATGAATTGGACCGCACCCTGACTGCCGAGAAAATCCGCTCGGTGTTCTACCTGGTGGGTTCGGCGCCGTTTATCACCACCGCCCCCAAAGGCGCAGAATTCCAGGACCAGTACCGCCCGCGAGACGCCAGTGTGTATGCCCTGCGTCTGGCCCTGTTGGCCAAGCGCTACCCGAACATCAACGCCTGGCAGGTGTGGAACGAGCAGAACCTGCCGAACAACTGGCGCCCGCAAGTGAATGCCGAGGAATACGCGCGCTTGCTGCTGGCCAGTCACCAGGCACTGAATATCGCCGCACCAGACAAGATCCAGGTGATGGGCGGCATGGCCTACTACAGCCAGATGCCCCCGCGCGGCAAAACCCTGATGTTCGAAGCCCTCGGCGCGCTGGGCGTGCAAACCCTGGGCATGGTCGCGGCGTATCACCCGTACTCGATGACCCCGGAAACCGACGAGCCGGGCAAGAATGAAGTGCTGCTGCGCGGCGACCAACTCAACGCCGTGCTGCACGGTGCCGGAGTCAAGGATGTGTGGGCCACCGAGTGGGGCTGGTCCAGCTATGCCGGGCCCAAGGAGATGCAGGACCTGATCGGCGTCGACGGCCAGGCCGATTTCACCTTGCGCCGCCTGGCGCTGATGGCGTCCCAGGATTACCAGAAGATTTTCCTGTTTGCCCTGTCCGACCTGGATGAACGCGCCTCCGTACGTGACCAGCACTATGGCCTGCTGGACCTCAACGGTGAACCGAAGCCGGTCTACAGCGCCCTCGCCCGCTTCCTGGAGATCACCGGGCCAACGCTCAAGCCGGGGGTCACCCCCGTGCTCGAGGACGTACCCAAGACTTTTTACAGCGTGGCCTGGACCCGCGAAGACGGCAAACACCTGTTGATGTACTGGAGCGCGGAAGGCACCCGCATCACCTTGCCCAAAGTGCAGCACGCCGAACTGCTGGACCCACTGACGGGCGCCAGGCAGACCCTTAACGATTACAACGGCATTCGCCCCGCGGTGAAACCGTCGTTGCAGATATTGGTGTGGTAG
- a CDS encoding glycosyltransferase, whose protein sequence is MRIALLAPLPPEQTGIADYAAHLRSALRERGLEVLTPLEGCLDLAEQLRRLQAFDWRGVDLVHAELGGGRFAEFQALDYLRRAQPQLPLTATVHDPERLIWRRARLFFPLTLLERLPHPLPQAAALLADPLTLFEERRLAKSMRRLITLTRLGGDCLRQRMGLKPEQVAVIAHGNLPIAPVALPPLQPLRLLYFGFIYRGKGIEDLLQALARSLSAHPQCRGQVRLTLAGGTAPEMTFDPAGNYLEGLRQLITTLHLGDVVDWQLDLPSADIPHTIQAHHVMVLPYRESKKLGFLGQMRGTSGALSWANACGRGVITSNARAFAEEVAGGNGITYQQGDIASLSDALNRLILDPQQARQWADHAADIGRQRQWASTAQRFAELFQAAVKEPL, encoded by the coding sequence ATGCGCATTGCGTTGCTGGCGCCACTGCCACCGGAGCAGACCGGGATCGCCGACTACGCTGCGCACTTGCGCAGCGCGTTGCGCGAACGGGGCCTGGAGGTGCTGACGCCTCTGGAAGGTTGCCTGGACCTGGCTGAACAATTGCGGCGCCTGCAGGCCTTTGACTGGCGCGGTGTGGACCTGGTGCATGCCGAGCTGGGCGGCGGACGCTTTGCCGAGTTCCAGGCCCTGGACTACTTGCGCCGGGCCCAGCCGCAATTGCCGCTGACCGCCACTGTGCATGATCCGGAGCGCCTGATCTGGCGCCGGGCCAGGCTGTTTTTCCCGCTGACCCTGCTCGAACGCCTGCCCCACCCGCTGCCCCAGGCGGCGGCGCTGCTGGCCGACCCATTGACTCTTTTCGAAGAACGACGCCTGGCCAAAAGCATGCGCCGCCTGATCACCCTCACCCGCCTGGGTGGCGATTGCTTGCGCCAGCGCATGGGGCTAAAACCTGAGCAAGTGGCGGTGATTGCCCACGGCAACCTGCCCATCGCCCCTGTGGCCTTGCCGCCGTTGCAACCGTTGCGCCTGCTGTATTTCGGCTTTATCTACCGCGGCAAGGGCATCGAAGATCTGCTGCAGGCCCTGGCCCGCTCCCTGAGCGCCCACCCGCAATGCCGTGGCCAGGTGCGCCTGACCCTGGCCGGTGGCACCGCGCCGGAGATGACCTTCGACCCCGCCGGCAATTACCTTGAGGGCCTGCGCCAACTGATCACCACCCTGCACCTGGGCGATGTGGTGGACTGGCAACTGGACCTGCCCTCAGCCGACATTCCCCATACCATCCAGGCCCACCATGTGATGGTGCTGCCGTACCGTGAATCGAAAAAACTCGGTTTCCTCGGCCAGATGCGCGGCACCAGTGGCGCGCTGTCCTGGGCCAACGCCTGCGGGCGCGGAGTGATTACCTCCAATGCCCGCGCCTTCGCCGAAGAAGTCGCCGGTGGCAATGGCATCACCTATCAACAGGGGGATATCGCCTCGTTGAGCGATGCCCTGAACCGCCTGATCCTCGACCCGCAACAAGCCCGCCAATGGGCCGACCACGCCGCCGACATCGGCCGGCAGCGCCAGTGGGCCAGCACCGCCCAACGCTTTGCCGAGTTGTTCCAGGCCGCAGTCAAGGAGCCTTTGTGA
- a CDS encoding GumC family protein yields MIEIRSLRDLLRLFFIFRREFKLAVITTIVVAVLGAFLLPARYESDARLLVKPGRDNTTLPIEAANRQTLIAPSTQHDPIVDEEKMLTGRPIVHIVAERYLAMTSEPPQGFWKVTKFYVKKAAGEVLDAVRSVLQFVGLAEKQSPLERLATKLEKNFEAGHEPGSSVIEISFTWDDPAIAQKVVETWVDAYLEERARILGRKSLHTFYETERSKVATNIQGLKDELQGRLKQIDSISVDARLKNLTNQIDRVTDAKVTAQNQIAGIRSFLANASQQIKNQPAEVVTGRETSLNPTQLDLKRQLNALQVERARLLRTYLPNTPQVNQIEQNIRDMEALSAQEATRLERSQNTAPNSLVINVKQQIIDAQLQERKLAGEIENYDKTLAELRAQRDQAMTDEPELNKLTQQLRTAEKSYALYSENLEQARIDHALDSSQISNIALIEHATLNPARVFPKSLLILLFTIPAGLAVGLLTIYVLYLLDQRIHDGARLQEVFGVPLWSSIPDVQHATPAALTASIYRLYSLLPAERIASEGFALGLTSARHGEGVSFIIEQLKRLLEERGHRVSVNGTEAAKPGEVLLLDASALSSNPQAFLTLRRAEQIVLVIEARTSTVPTIENALSLLTTAFGKVDGMILNRRRFEVPANVLARLNSWRGAA; encoded by the coding sequence GTGATCGAAATCCGCTCTCTACGCGACCTCTTGCGGTTGTTTTTCATCTTCCGCCGCGAGTTCAAACTGGCCGTGATCACCACGATTGTGGTGGCCGTGTTGGGTGCCTTCCTGTTGCCGGCTCGCTACGAGTCCGACGCGCGCTTGCTGGTCAAGCCAGGACGGGACAACACCACGTTGCCGATCGAAGCCGCCAACCGCCAGACGCTGATTGCGCCCAGCACCCAGCACGACCCGATCGTCGATGAGGAGAAGATGCTCACCGGCCGGCCCATCGTGCACATCGTTGCCGAGCGCTACCTGGCAATGACGTCCGAGCCGCCACAGGGCTTCTGGAAAGTCACCAAGTTCTACGTCAAGAAAGCCGCCGGTGAAGTACTGGATGCGGTGCGCAGCGTCCTGCAATTCGTCGGCCTGGCCGAGAAGCAAAGCCCGCTGGAGCGCCTGGCGACCAAGCTGGAGAAGAACTTCGAAGCCGGCCACGAACCGGGCTCCTCGGTGATCGAAATTTCCTTCACCTGGGACGATCCGGCCATCGCGCAGAAAGTCGTCGAGACCTGGGTCGATGCCTACCTGGAAGAACGCGCGCGGATTCTCGGGCGCAAGAGCCTGCATACCTTCTATGAAACCGAACGCAGCAAGGTCGCGACCAACATCCAGGGGCTCAAGGATGAACTGCAGGGCCGCTTGAAGCAGATCGACTCGATCAGCGTGGACGCGCGCCTGAAAAACCTGACCAACCAGATCGACCGTGTCACCGACGCCAAAGTCACCGCGCAAAACCAGATCGCGGGGATCCGCAGCTTCCTGGCCAACGCCAGCCAGCAGATCAAGAACCAGCCGGCCGAAGTGGTCACTGGCCGGGAAACCAGCCTCAACCCGACCCAGTTGGACCTCAAGCGCCAGCTCAATGCCCTGCAAGTAGAACGGGCGCGCCTGCTGCGCACCTATCTGCCGAACACACCGCAGGTCAATCAGATCGAGCAGAACATCCGCGACATGGAAGCCCTCAGCGCCCAGGAAGCGACACGCCTGGAACGCTCGCAAAACACCGCGCCCAACAGCCTGGTGATCAACGTCAAGCAGCAGATCATCGACGCCCAGTTGCAGGAGCGCAAACTGGCCGGGGAAATCGAGAACTACGACAAGACCCTCGCCGAACTGCGCGCCCAGCGTGACCAGGCGATGACCGATGAACCTGAGCTGAACAAGCTGACCCAGCAACTGCGCACCGCCGAGAAAAGCTACGCGTTGTACTCGGAAAACCTCGAACAGGCGCGCATCGACCACGCACTGGACAGCAGCCAGATCAGCAACATCGCCCTGATCGAACACGCCACCCTCAACCCGGCGCGCGTGTTTCCCAAGAGCCTGCTGATTCTGCTGTTCACCATTCCTGCCGGCCTGGCCGTCGGTTTGCTGACCATCTACGTGCTGTACCTGCTGGACCAGCGCATCCACGACGGCGCGCGCTTGCAGGAAGTGTTCGGTGTACCGCTGTGGAGCAGCATCCCCGATGTGCAGCACGCGACACCGGCCGCCCTCACCGCCAGCATCTATCGCTTGTACAGCCTGCTACCCGCCGAGCGCATCGCCAGCGAGGGCTTTGCCCTGGGCCTGACCTCGGCACGGCACGGCGAAGGCGTGAGCTTTATCATCGAGCAACTCAAGCGCCTGCTCGAAGAGCGTGGCCACCGGGTCTCGGTCAACGGCACTGAAGCGGCAAAGCCGGGTGAAGTGTTGCTGCTGGACGCCTCGGCCCTGTCATCCAACCCGCAGGCGTTCCTCACCCTGCGCCGCGCCGAGCAGATTGTGCTGGTGATCGAAGCCCGCACCAGCACCGTGCCGACCATCGAGAACGCCCTGTCGCTGCTGACCACTGCGTTCGGCAAAGTGGATGGGATGATCCTCAACCGCCGCCGTTTTGAAGTACCGGCCAATGTCCTGGCACGACTCAACAGCTGGCGCGGTGCGGCCTGA
- a CDS encoding polysaccharide biosynthesis/export family protein yields MKTTNRRSRLTLFSLLSASIWLAGCSTPARVPLPDNNTLKAGHQAALTLADLPPPQVLIQSGDLLRIVRDAQEPAAADDMTVFVVRPDGVISIPNIGRVKAALRTPEDLGKEITDKYKRIYREPAVTVNIASAPSNKVFIGGAVPNPAFFDLAGNVSVEQALLSSGGVLSSADASNVALMRTGPDGKYKTYFISLNNMLTDPNHPRVALQRGDLIYVPQSGIGATVEAVDMYFTRLFPINKGIGVGLNYDLNDSGVKNSGNTIYNNPVINAGQ; encoded by the coding sequence ATGAAGACTACCAACCGACGTTCCCGTCTTACCCTGTTCAGCCTGTTGAGTGCCTCGATCTGGCTGGCTGGTTGTTCGACCCCTGCGCGGGTGCCGCTTCCTGACAACAACACGCTCAAGGCCGGCCACCAGGCGGCGCTGACCTTGGCCGACCTGCCGCCCCCGCAGGTGCTGATCCAGAGTGGCGACCTGTTGCGCATCGTGCGCGATGCCCAGGAGCCGGCGGCGGCCGACGACATGACAGTGTTCGTCGTACGCCCCGACGGCGTGATCTCCATCCCCAACATCGGTCGCGTCAAGGCGGCATTGCGCACGCCGGAAGACCTGGGCAAGGAAATCACCGACAAGTACAAGCGCATCTACCGCGAGCCGGCAGTGACGGTGAACATCGCCAGCGCCCCGAGCAACAAGGTGTTTATCGGTGGTGCGGTGCCGAACCCGGCGTTTTTCGACCTGGCGGGGAATGTCAGTGTGGAGCAGGCGTTGCTTAGTTCCGGGGGGGTGTTGTCCTCGGCGGATGCCTCCAACGTGGCCCTGATGCGTACGGGTCCGGATGGCAAGTACAAGACCTACTTCATCAGCTTGAACAACATGCTGACCGATCCCAATCACCCACGGGTGGCCCTGCAGCGTGGCGACCTGATCTATGTGCCGCAGTCGGGCATCGGCGCCACTGTGGAAGCCGTGGATATGTACTTCACCCGCCTGTTCCCGATCAACAAGGGCATTGGTGTGGGCCTGAACTACGACCTCAACGACAGTGGCGTGAAGAACAGCGGCAACACCATCTACAACAACCCAGTCATCAACGCAGGCCAATGA
- a CDS encoding glycosyltransferase family 2 protein: protein MRTSLIIPTRNAASHLDRLLPALRMQTLQPDEMLVVDSASSDATVARFREFGARVEVIAARDFNHGGTRRWASEHVGGDALIVMTQDAIPAEPETFAKLLAELQQDPLNGVAYGRQLPHPGAGVLGAQSRHFNYPAHSRSKSLADAPQLGIKTCFSSDSFSVYRRSALEAVGGFPADVIGSEDAYVAARMLLAGWKVQYAASAQVYHSHDYRLMDEFHRYFDIGVFYGREPWIRQAFGDAGGEGKRYVLAELRALREANALHRAPEVVVRSAFKLLGYRLGHLERYLPKSLKQRLGMFSTYWT, encoded by the coding sequence ATGCGGACTTCCCTGATCATCCCGACCCGCAACGCCGCCAGCCACCTCGACCGGCTGCTGCCGGCGCTGCGCATGCAGACCCTGCAACCCGACGAGATGCTGGTCGTGGACAGCGCGTCGAGCGATGCCACGGTGGCGCGCTTTCGCGAGTTCGGTGCGCGTGTCGAAGTGATCGCCGCCCGCGACTTCAACCACGGCGGCACCCGTCGCTGGGCCAGCGAGCACGTGGGCGGCGACGCCCTGATCGTGATGACCCAGGACGCGATCCCGGCCGAGCCCGAGACCTTTGCCAAGCTGCTCGCCGAGCTGCAACAGGACCCACTCAACGGTGTCGCCTATGGCCGCCAACTGCCGCATCCCGGTGCGGGGGTGTTGGGTGCGCAGTCGCGCCACTTCAATTACCCGGCCCACAGCCGCAGCAAAAGCCTGGCCGATGCGCCGCAGCTGGGGATCAAGACCTGCTTCAGCTCTGACTCGTTTTCCGTGTACCGGCGCAGCGCCCTGGAGGCCGTGGGCGGCTTCCCCGCCGATGTGATCGGCAGCGAGGACGCCTACGTCGCCGCACGCATGCTACTGGCGGGCTGGAAGGTGCAGTACGCCGCCAGCGCCCAGGTCTATCACTCCCACGATTACCGACTCATGGATGAGTTTCACCGCTACTTCGACATTGGGGTGTTCTACGGCCGCGAGCCGTGGATCCGCCAGGCGTTTGGCGACGCCGGCGGTGAAGGTAAACGCTATGTACTGGCCGAATTACGTGCCTTGCGCGAGGCCAACGCCTTGCACCGCGCCCCCGAAGTGGTGGTGCGCAGTGCCTTTAAATTGCTGGGCTATCGCCTCGGCCACCTTGAACGCTACCTGCCCAAATCGCTCAAGCAGCGCCTGGGCATGTTTTCCACCTACTGGACTTGA